Proteins from one Thiomicrorhabdus sp. genomic window:
- a CDS encoding magnesium chelatase domain-containing protein: MSILSAGVKVSETSADLALLCAILSSMRNRALAEDMIVFGEVGLSGEIRPVPSGQERLFEAAKHGFKKAIVPASNVPKGGIPDMQIIGVKTLQQALDAI, translated from the coding sequence ATGTCAATATTGTCGGCGGGGGTGAAGGTCTCGGAAACCAGTGCCGACCTGGCTTTGTTGTGCGCCATTCTTTCTTCGATGCGCAACCGTGCGCTGGCAGAAGACATGATCGTTTTTGGAGAAGTGGGGTTGTCCGGTGAGATTCGTCCTGTTCCCAGCGGGCAGGAACGTTTGTTTGAAGCTGCCAAACACGGTTTCAAAAAAGCCATCGTTCCCGCTAGCAATGTTCCCAAAGGCGGTATTCCCGATATGCAGATTATCGGTGTAAAAACCTTACAGCAAGCGTTGGATGCGATCTGA
- a CDS encoding FMN-binding glutamate synthase family protein: protein MTDSMDWIGNVLHWMSLIFILIGGSALAILFLLYLWDRFQTEHAIWRNYPVIGRFRNLMEFLGKFFRQYLYAADREEQPFNRAQRSWVYRAAKNIPTVQSFGSTSNISAPGKILFTHCPYPMLEKDAVTAPPLMIGENCKHPYRACSFFNISGMSYGALSRPAVLALSQGAKLAGCWMNTGEGGISPYHLEGGADLVAQIGTAKYGFRDKNGDLSNEKILQAAALDQVKMFEIKLSQGAKPGKGGILPAKKVTTEIAEIRGISQGEDSISPNRHTDVSDNDELLDMIERVRQISGKPVGIKFAMGNPQWVDDFCQAILQRGRDSAPDFISIDGGEGGTGSAPVALLDDVGLPLSEALPVVIDTLDLYQLRPQVKVIASGKLINPTMVAWALAMGADFIHSARGFMFSLGCIQAMQCHQDTCPTGVTTHNKHLQRGLVPKEKCRRVAHYHDNLVHEVASIAHSCGVAEPRQLNRSHVRLMQPSGHSFPLEELYPSVRQSSRIERE, encoded by the coding sequence ATGACCGACTCGATGGATTGGATCGGAAATGTTTTGCATTGGATGTCGTTGATCTTTATTTTGATCGGCGGCAGCGCGTTGGCGATCCTGTTTCTGCTGTATTTATGGGATCGTTTCCAGACCGAACATGCGATCTGGCGAAATTACCCTGTGATCGGGCGTTTCCGGAATTTGATGGAATTCCTCGGTAAGTTTTTCCGCCAGTATCTGTATGCCGCCGACCGGGAAGAGCAACCGTTCAACCGAGCCCAGCGCAGCTGGGTTTACCGAGCGGCGAAAAATATTCCGACCGTACAGAGTTTTGGCTCGACCAGTAATATCAGCGCTCCGGGCAAAATTCTGTTTACTCACTGTCCCTATCCGATGCTGGAAAAGGACGCTGTGACGGCGCCGCCTTTAATGATCGGTGAAAACTGTAAACACCCGTATCGTGCCTGTTCGTTTTTCAATATTTCCGGGATGAGCTATGGCGCCTTGTCCAGGCCAGCGGTATTGGCTTTGAGTCAGGGAGCGAAACTTGCCGGGTGCTGGATGAATACCGGAGAGGGGGGAATTTCGCCATATCATCTGGAAGGCGGAGCGGATCTGGTGGCGCAGATCGGCACGGCGAAATACGGGTTTCGTGATAAGAATGGAGACCTGAGTAATGAAAAAATTCTTCAGGCGGCGGCGCTGGATCAGGTCAAGATGTTCGAGATAAAGCTCAGTCAGGGCGCAAAACCCGGGAAGGGGGGAATCCTTCCTGCGAAAAAAGTTACGACCGAGATTGCGGAAATTCGCGGTATTTCTCAGGGCGAAGATTCGATCAGCCCTAATCGTCATACTGATGTTTCCGACAACGACGAGTTGCTGGATATGATCGAACGGGTTCGGCAGATTTCCGGCAAGCCGGTCGGGATAAAGTTTGCGATGGGCAATCCGCAGTGGGTTGATGATTTTTGCCAGGCGATTCTGCAGCGCGGTCGGGATAGCGCACCGGACTTTATTAGCATCGACGGGGGAGAGGGTGGAACCGGATCGGCGCCGGTTGCTTTGCTGGATGATGTTGGTCTGCCGTTGAGCGAAGCATTGCCGGTTGTAATCGATACCCTGGATCTGTACCAGTTGCGGCCGCAAGTTAAGGTGATTGCTTCCGGAAAACTGATTAATCCGACCATGGTCGCCTGGGCCTTGGCAATGGGGGCCGATTTTATTCATTCGGCACGCGGGTTCATGTTTTCGCTCGGTTGTATTCAGGCTATGCAGTGTCATCAGGATACCTGTCCGACCGGTGTGACGACGCACAATAAACATTTGCAGAGAGGATTGGTGCCAAAAGAAAAATGCCGCCGCGTTGCGCATTATCACGACAATCTGGTGCATGAGGTCGCTTCGATTGCGCATTCTTGCGGTGTTGCCGAACCTCGGCAGCTGAACCGTTCGCATGTCCGCCTGATGCAGCCCAGCGGTCACTCTTTTCCTTTGGAGGAACTCTATCCAAGTGTTCGTCAATCTTCTAGAATAGAGCGCGAATAA
- a CDS encoding cytochrome c1 yields MKKFLWILNVAFLLVAGNVQAAGGHGVELDAANNNLRDQDSLQRGAVLFSNYCMACHSAKYMRYNRIARDIGWNDDEVVERMAHGLNKVVDNVETRMLPGVAMQVLGTEPPDLSLMARLKGTDYIFTFLKGYYQNEKGAWDNHLLAGTSMPNVLEGIQRHATPEDYDQAVRDLSNFLEYVGEPAKLDRLDLGWKVMLFLLIMLLLTYLLKKEYWRDVKH; encoded by the coding sequence ATGAAAAAATTCCTATGGATTCTAAATGTTGCTTTCCTGCTGGTTGCCGGGAATGTACAAGCGGCCGGTGGGCATGGAGTCGAGCTGGACGCGGCAAATAACAACCTGCGTGATCAGGACTCTTTGCAGAGGGGAGCGGTTCTGTTCTCGAATTACTGCATGGCCTGCCACTCAGCCAAATATATGCGTTACAACCGTATTGCCCGCGATATCGGCTGGAATGATGACGAAGTTGTCGAGAGAATGGCGCATGGCTTGAATAAGGTTGTCGACAATGTTGAAACCCGTATGCTTCCAGGTGTTGCCATGCAGGTTCTGGGAACGGAACCGCCGGATTTGTCTTTGATGGCGCGTTTGAAAGGAACTGATTACATCTTTACCTTCCTGAAAGGCTATTATCAGAATGAGAAAGGTGCTTGGGACAACCATCTGCTGGCCGGCACTTCGATGCCGAATGTTCTGGAAGGTATTCAACGTCATGCGACACCGGAAGATTATGATCAGGCGGTTCGCGACTTGTCCAATTTCTTGGAATACGTTGGTGAACCTGCCAAGCTGGATCGTTTGGATCTAGGGTGGAAAGTCATGCTCTTCCTGTTGATCATGCTGTTGCTGACCTATCTGCTGAAGAAAGAGTATTGGCGCGACGTTAAGCATTAA
- a CDS encoding cytochrome bc complex cytochrome b subunit: MSDLKSEQNKAPGSVLGWLDARYPLISTWNEHVGEYYAPKNFNFWYFFGSLALLVLVNQFVTGIWLTMSYKPSAAEAFNSVEYIMRDVEWGWLIRYMHSTGASAFFIVIYLHMTRGLLYGSYKQPRELVWIIGMLLFLVLMAEAFMGYLLPWGQMSYWGAQVIISLFGAIPFVGPDLALWVRGDFIISDATLNRFFALHVIALPLVLLILVFMHIVALHKVGSNNPDGVEIKKYKNAQGLPIDGIPFHPYYSVKDSMGAVFFAIPFAFIVFYWPEGGGFFIEPPNFEPANPLKTPEHIAPVWYFTPFYAILRAVPDKFLGVVAMGAAIMFLFAMPWLDRCKVKSIRYRGASFKILLTVFIISFIILGYLGTQPATPELTKLAQIFTALYFMFFLILPFTSVNEKTKPVPERVS; the protein is encoded by the coding sequence ATGTCCGATCTAAAGTCAGAACAAAATAAGGCGCCGGGTTCGGTTTTAGGCTGGTTGGATGCGCGTTATCCGCTGATCAGTACCTGGAACGAACATGTTGGCGAATATTACGCGCCGAAAAACTTTAACTTCTGGTATTTTTTCGGCTCTCTGGCTCTGTTGGTTCTGGTAAATCAGTTTGTTACCGGGATCTGGCTGACCATGAGTTATAAGCCAAGTGCTGCTGAAGCGTTTAATTCCGTTGAATATATTATGCGTGATGTCGAATGGGGCTGGTTGATCCGCTATATGCATTCGACCGGTGCTTCAGCCTTCTTCATCGTGATCTATCTGCATATGACGCGCGGCCTTCTGTATGGCTCTTATAAACAACCTCGCGAGCTGGTATGGATTATCGGGATGCTGTTGTTCCTGGTGCTGATGGCGGAAGCCTTCATGGGTTATCTGTTGCCTTGGGGGCAGATGTCTTATTGGGGCGCTCAGGTAATTATTTCCTTATTCGGCGCGATTCCGTTTGTCGGCCCTGATCTGGCGTTGTGGGTGCGTGGTGACTTTATTATTTCCGACGCAACTCTGAACCGTTTCTTTGCCCTGCATGTTATTGCTCTGCCTCTGGTTCTGCTGATTCTGGTGTTTATGCATATTGTTGCGCTGCACAAGGTCGGTTCCAATAACCCGGACGGTGTTGAGATTAAAAAATACAAAAACGCTCAAGGTCTGCCGATCGATGGTATTCCGTTCCACCCCTATTATTCGGTCAAGGATTCGATGGGGGCGGTATTCTTTGCGATTCCGTTTGCATTTATTGTTTTCTACTGGCCGGAAGGCGGCGGTTTCTTTATCGAACCGCCGAACTTCGAACCGGCTAACCCTTTGAAGACGCCGGAGCATATTGCACCTGTCTGGTATTTCACTCCGTTCTATGCCATTCTGCGTGCCGTGCCGGATAAATTCCTCGGGGTGGTTGCGATGGGGGCGGCGATCATGTTCTTGTTCGCCATGCCATGGCTGGATCGCTGCAAAGTGAAATCGATTCGTTATCGAGGCGCATCGTTCAAAATTCTGCTTACGGTCTTTATTATCAGTTTTATTATTCTCGGTTATCTGGGAACTCAGCCGGCGACGCCTGAGCTGACTAAGCTGGCGCAGATTTTTACCGCTTTGTATTTTATGTTCTTCTTGATTTTGCCGTTTACGTCGGTGAATGAAAAGACCAAGCCGGTACCGGAGAGGGTGAGCTAG
- the petA gene encoding ubiquinol-cytochrome c reductase iron-sulfur subunit: MSIEQENKTEVNLQRRKILTGATGVVGAAGATFLAVPFVSSWQPSEKAKAAGAPVNADISQMQPGQMLTVAWRGKPVWIVRRTPEMLNTLPTLDEQLRDPKSDVSIQPDYCKNELRAVKDEYLVVVGVCTHLGCAPLYRPAIGSPDVGADWQGGFFCPCHGSRFDLAGRVFQSVPAPTNLEIPPYHFVSEQEIRIGEDPKEGGMA; this comes from the coding sequence ATGTCGATAGAACAAGAGAATAAGACTGAAGTTAATCTTCAGCGCCGAAAGATCCTGACAGGAGCAACAGGAGTCGTCGGTGCGGCCGGAGCGACCTTCTTGGCGGTGCCGTTTGTCAGTTCTTGGCAGCCGAGTGAAAAGGCCAAAGCGGCCGGAGCCCCTGTGAACGCCGATATCAGTCAAATGCAGCCTGGACAGATGCTGACAGTCGCGTGGCGCGGCAAGCCGGTGTGGATTGTACGCCGTACCCCTGAGATGCTGAATACTTTGCCGACGCTGGACGAACAGCTTCGCGATCCGAAGTCGGATGTGTCCATTCAACCGGATTACTGTAAAAACGAACTGCGGGCGGTCAAAGATGAATATCTGGTTGTAGTCGGAGTGTGTACGCATCTGGGCTGTGCCCCATTGTATCGCCCGGCAATCGGTTCTCCGGATGTTGGTGCTGATTGGCAAGGCGGATTCTTCTGCCCGTGCCATGGTTCCCGTTTTGATTTGGCAGGCCGGGTTTTTCAGTCGGTTCCGGCCCCGACTAATCTGGAAATTCCGCCGTATCATTTTGTCAGCGAGCAGGAGATCCGCATCGGTGAAGATCCTAAAGAAGGAGGGATGGCCTGA
- a CDS encoding Nif3-like dinuclear metal center hexameric protein, with protein sequence MVLTKDLVAYLDELLDVGRYKDYAPNGLQVEGKTEIRKMVTGVTASQALIEAAIELDADAILVHHGYFWKSEPAGIVGFKQKRIKALLEHDINLIAYHLPLDGHDVYGNNAQLGKLWQLQDITPEMSGLVRLGELHEEMPVERFIEGVNESLQREALHLPGGPDMVQKIAWCSGGAQNYIDQAVEWGADVYISGEVSEQTTHLAAECGIHYLAAGHHATERLGVKSLGEHVSKYFDVECQFVDISNPV encoded by the coding sequence ATGGTTTTAACGAAAGATTTAGTGGCTTATCTTGATGAGCTTTTGGACGTCGGACGCTATAAAGATTATGCTCCGAACGGTTTGCAGGTTGAGGGCAAGACCGAGATTCGCAAAATGGTTACCGGAGTTACTGCTTCGCAGGCCCTGATTGAGGCGGCAATTGAGCTTGACGCAGATGCGATTCTGGTTCATCACGGATATTTCTGGAAAAGCGAACCAGCCGGGATTGTCGGTTTTAAACAGAAGCGTATAAAGGCGCTGTTGGAGCATGATATCAATTTAATCGCTTATCATCTGCCGTTAGACGGGCATGATGTATACGGTAATAATGCTCAATTGGGAAAACTTTGGCAGTTACAGGACATTACCCCTGAAATGAGCGGTTTGGTGCGTTTAGGCGAGTTGCACGAAGAAATGCCGGTTGAACGGTTTATCGAAGGTGTCAACGAGAGCTTGCAACGGGAAGCGCTGCATCTTCCCGGCGGCCCGGACATGGTGCAAAAAATCGCCTGGTGCAGCGGCGGGGCCCAGAACTATATCGATCAAGCGGTTGAGTGGGGCGCGGATGTTTATATCAGTGGCGAAGTTTCCGAGCAGACGACACATCTGGCAGCAGAATGCGGTATTCATTATCTTGCTGCCGGTCACCATGCGACCGAACGTCTGGGTGTGAAAAGTCTCGGTGAGCATGTCAGCAAATATTTTGATGTCGAGTGCCAGTTTGTCGATATTTCCAACCCGGTTTAG
- the hisD gene encoding histidinol dehydrogenase, with amino-acid sequence MLNIRRLSANEAGFREELDQLLAWETVSNQSVNDIVNEVCARVRKEGDAALLEYTAKFDRMSLNSGAELEISKERLQQALQNIPADQRESLEVSAQRVRAYHERQVQESWTYEEADGTMLGQQVTPLDSVGLYVPGGKAAYPSSVIMNAIPAKVAGVERLIMVVPTPDGEVNEMVLAAAAICEVDAVFTLGGAQAVAALAYGTETVPAVDKIVGPGNIFVATAKRLVFGTVGIDMIAGPSEILVYCDGKTDPDWIAVDLFSQAEHDEDAQAILVTQDADFAARVYDSMNKLLPTMPRKEIIQKALDDRGAIIVVDNEEQAIEMINIIAPEHLELSIDDPKALLPKIRHAGAIFMGRYTAEALGDYCAGPNHVLPTSRTARFSSPLGVYDFQKRSSLIMVSEDGADTLGRVAGILADGEGLQAHAASARYRVKK; translated from the coding sequence ATGTTAAATATTCGACGTTTATCTGCCAACGAAGCAGGTTTTAGAGAAGAGTTGGATCAACTATTGGCGTGGGAAACGGTATCGAACCAATCGGTCAACGATATTGTCAACGAAGTTTGTGCTCGCGTTCGTAAGGAAGGCGATGCGGCACTATTGGAATACACCGCCAAGTTTGATCGTATGTCATTGAATTCCGGTGCCGAGCTGGAAATTTCCAAAGAGCGTCTGCAGCAGGCATTGCAAAACATCCCGGCTGATCAGCGCGAGTCGTTGGAAGTTTCCGCGCAACGCGTCCGGGCTTACCATGAGCGTCAGGTTCAGGAGTCGTGGACTTACGAGGAAGCGGACGGCACCATGCTGGGGCAGCAGGTTACGCCGCTGGATTCAGTCGGTTTGTACGTTCCGGGCGGTAAAGCGGCTTATCCTTCGTCGGTGATTATGAATGCGATTCCTGCGAAGGTTGCCGGTGTTGAGAGGCTGATCATGGTTGTGCCGACACCGGATGGTGAAGTCAATGAGATGGTTTTGGCTGCCGCAGCAATCTGTGAAGTGGACGCGGTATTCACTCTGGGTGGTGCGCAGGCGGTAGCGGCTCTGGCATACGGTACTGAAACGGTTCCAGCGGTGGATAAGATTGTCGGGCCGGGTAATATCTTTGTTGCCACAGCCAAGCGTTTGGTATTCGGTACCGTCGGTATCGATATGATTGCCGGTCCTTCCGAGATTTTGGTGTATTGTGACGGGAAAACCGATCCGGATTGGATTGCCGTCGACCTTTTCTCGCAAGCAGAGCATGATGAAGATGCACAGGCGATTCTGGTTACGCAGGATGCGGATTTCGCCGCCAGAGTTTACGACAGCATGAACAAGTTGCTACCGACCATGCCTCGCAAGGAAATCATTCAAAAAGCATTGGATGATCGCGGCGCGATCATTGTGGTGGATAATGAAGAGCAGGCGATTGAAATGATCAATATCATTGCGCCTGAGCATTTGGAATTGTCGATTGACGATCCGAAAGCGCTTTTGCCGAAGATCCGTCATGCCGGTGCGATCTTTATGGGTCGGTACACTGCGGAAGCTCTGGGTGATTACTGCGCCGGTCCTAACCACGTATTACCGACGTCGCGTACCGCGCGTTTCTCATCGCCTCTGGGGGTTTACGATTTCCAGAAACGCTCAAGCCTGATTATGGTTTCCGAAGATGGTGCGGATACGTTGGGACGTGTTGCCGGAATTCTTGCCGATGGCGAAGGTCTTCAGGCGCATGCCGCATCGGCACGTTACCGCGTGAAAAAATAG
- the hisG gene encoding ATP phosphoribosyltransferase — MSEQLTIALSKGRIYKDTLPLLEAAGIEPLEDPSKSRKLILPTNQENVRLLIVRATDAPTYVAHGAADIGVAGKDVLMEAPSDNIYELLDLKIAQCKLMVAGPEQEKPHGHRLKIATKYLKSAQAYYAQKGEQVDLIKLYGSMEIAPLIDLADRIVDLVDTGNTLRANGLVPLEHIADISSRLIVNQHAYKTKFKQIDHIVKQFKSVIES, encoded by the coding sequence ATGAGTGAACAACTAACGATTGCCTTATCCAAGGGTCGAATCTACAAAGATACCTTGCCTCTGCTGGAAGCCGCCGGAATCGAACCGCTTGAGGATCCGTCCAAGAGCCGGAAACTGATTTTGCCGACCAATCAGGAAAATGTGCGCCTGCTGATTGTCCGTGCTACTGATGCGCCGACCTATGTGGCGCATGGTGCGGCCGATATCGGTGTGGCAGGTAAGGATGTCTTGATGGAAGCGCCGAGTGACAATATTTATGAACTGCTGGATTTGAAAATTGCTCAGTGTAAATTGATGGTCGCAGGGCCTGAACAGGAAAAGCCGCACGGGCATCGTTTGAAAATCGCGACCAAGTATTTAAAGTCGGCACAGGCTTACTATGCACAGAAGGGCGAACAGGTCGACCTGATCAAGCTATACGGTTCCATGGAGATTGCGCCTTTGATCGATTTGGCGGATCGCATTGTGGATCTGGTCGATACGGGGAACACCTTGCGGGCGAATGGTTTGGTACCTTTGGAGCATATTGCGGACATCAGTTCGCGTTTGATTGTGAATCAGCATGCTTATAAAACCAAATTCAAGCAAATCGATCACATCGTCAAACAGTTTAAATCAGTGATAGAGAGTTAA